In the Zingiber officinale cultivar Zhangliang chromosome 5A, Zo_v1.1, whole genome shotgun sequence genome, GTCTTTTTTTTCTTGTCAATTCTCTATTGGACTCTCAATATTTTCAACATCTATTGAATTTCAACCAATATTAAATATCTAATCAACCTCAATCTATTTGAATTTCTTACATTGTCAAATATCTTATCAATCTTGACCTCTTCAACATCAAACATATtgtttaaacattaaaaattctaaatcatGATTAATCTTGACCATTGTCAATCACACCAACTTTAATTCTAGTCTGCCCTTGAGATATGGTGCAATGATAGGGCACCCATGTAATTTTTCAAGCATCCACGGTTCGATTCCTAGCTACACCTGACATAATAGAACCTATTTCTTTAGAAGGCCATATCACGCACAACCCAATATTTGGCAATTCATACTAGGAACGACCTAATACATGTTAGATTGGTCAAGTTTCTAGGTATCTCGGCCCCCTTGACAAGTCATATTGGGCAAGTGTTATTGGGCATGACCTAAACTATGTTGGATCACACCAATTTCTAAGTAGCTCAGCTCCTTTGACACCTTTAGCTTAGAGATCCCAATTCCTTCTTAATTCGAACTAACATTCTTCATTCACTGCAAGCATAATGACtgaaataataacttttatgtgctcagggattttgtttgtttttgcaTAGCATTGTCATAGAGAGCTCTGGTGTGTATAATGAATCTGTAACCTTATGAATCATATTCGATAAGGTTTTCCAAGTTGAAATCATAGTTTTTAGATAGTTAATATTTCTGCAAAACAATCTAATACCATAAAAGTGATCTCAAATTATACATGTATTGTCGACGTCAATCCCAATCTAGATTAGCAAGACACGCATATGTGACCCCACCACAATCTAGCAGAGTCACCGAGTCAAGTCACTAGGCTGAGTCAGTCCACGCTAATCTAAGTTATTGAGCACTCTAAGTTGAGTCACCATTGGCCAAGTCATCCAATTCGATCGAGTTCTTCTAACTAAGCTCAACGAACCAGAATAAATATGGGTCAATTTCTCATAATCATAGTTGACATGAATGGGATAGATATTAAGGGGATTAATGAAAAAAATTGTCCCGCTTTTTCATGATCTTGTCCCTACTTTTCCATGACCTCCATAGATTTTTATGTCCTCTCACGCTTATAAATATCTAAGCACATGCTTTGTATTTCGTCGGGATGACCCTTAGCGCCCTCtaatgccttttttttttttttgcctatagGGCTACCTCCATCTCCTAACGAAGACATCTACTTCAGCATCTAGCGCGGCGGCAATTTTCTGGCACATCAATACACAAGTAGAATTTCAACATAAGGATTCCATGAAAAAGGGTCACAAATTTACATGCCACAAACATCAACATATTTTAACTTAGCTAAATCATCCCAGTACGACTTGCTGAGGACTACACAAGAACCTTACTTGTGGCTATTGACGAATGGTCCAATAAGCTCAGGAGATCCATCAAACTATGGCTATCTAACACAATGAAGAGATGCCTTTGTATCCGAGCCCAGCCAGCATGTTATCAATTTCCTCAGCCATCTCACTATTATTTGTTAGCAGGAAGCATTTTGGCAAGGGCCAAACATGCACCACTGTCCTAACAAACGACCTTTCCCCAGGAAGTTATAGATAGTTGGTGAAAAATTCATGCGAGCATTCTCCATATGCCCTCGTTCAAGACATCAAAGGCAACACGTCCACAAAGTGACCGTAGGGCGCCAAAATCATTGGGAGCTCTTGGGGGTGGTAAGTGAAGAGTTTGCTTCTAGCTGTATAGAAGCATTACAACCAGCTCCCAGAAGGGAGCCCGTGTCCATGCTGTTTCCTTTTCAAGCACAGATTTTGGTAGCAACGCACCATAGCAGGAGAGGAAATACTAATTAAGGCAACTGAGCATTTGATCATCTCTTCTGAGTTGCAAACGTGTCTGTATTAGTAAAATGAGATAGAATAGATCCAGTATCGTTCAATCAGCGAGACAATGATTTCAGCATTGATCAATCAGTTCCATCAGTTTTGATATGAAGTATAATTCTGCAGTATATGGTCGCAGTGTGTTTCCAAACACAGTACAAGAAGCATTTCTGAGAGAAACTGTAACCATACAAATTCAATTTTAAAGTAAGGACAACCAGTGATTATAAAGTCCGGAAGCATTCATATACATAATGCTAGGACACACACTACAAATCCTTTTCACAAGCTATTCTATTTCTGCTACTCGAGTATATTTTAGTTTCTTAGTTGATTGTGTAGACAAGCTTATATAATATCTTAAAAAGGCTTTATCACTTCTTTAACTAGCAGCATGCAGGAATCTCATCTTGATTTGTCTTGAGAAAGACGTGAAGTTCATAGCTCTGTGTGGGTAGGAATAGGATCATGCTTCTGCTTCTGGTTATCTTCCTGAGTTCCACCACAGCTAGAAGACTTCAGGCAATCTGCTTTAGGCAGCACAACCCCATAATCAAATCCAATCGCACAATTGCAGAAGGTTTCTGCTATGCCATTCTCTCTCTCCAAGTTGATGTTGTTCAGTACAATGTTGCTGCAAGGTACAGTATCGCTGCATGCAAATTTCATCGCATTAGGACTTCTGGACGTCCCTCTTATGTTTCTATAGATGACTTGACTTATCTTCACAGCTGATGTctgaaaagataaagaaaatatacaTATATACACACTTGATTTTGAATTTAGCAAACTAATGTTACTGGATGTAGAGAAAAAATTCAACTACAAATCCTAGTTTGTTATCAATAGAACTAAACATCCTTGTCAAACTTTGGATAACTTGAGAAGTCATTTAATTAACTGTATAATCAGGATATTGAAATTGTTTCATTTAGGAAATTAAAATCGCCAAATGATATTACTACCAGAGTGATTATGATAACTAGAGTGACTTATCATCTTCCAAACTAAAAGTTCAGAACTATCTAAATGATCAAACTTATACACCACTAATACAATATCAGAAGAATAATGCCACAAGTATCTGCTGTTAATGTTGATAAACTAAAGGATTAACCAAGGTACACACacatttatgaatatattaaacAATAtgcttttatgaaaaattatgagCTTGGAAACATGCATTCTTACAATGTTGACAAGCATTATTGAACCAATTTCTTTATGTCCTTATATGCATATTATGTTCAAAACTACTTAATCAAGCTGTGTTAGAAAATAGCTAATCAGAACTACTTAGTGCAAGATCTGTAGTTTTGTAGTACTACTGATATTATTATTCTTTGCTTTTAAGTCCTAGAGACTACATAGCTGCCGAAAATGCTACAGCCAAGTGTTGAAAATCATTCTTTCttcatttgaaaattttctaatgcACAAAACTGTAAAATAGAAAAAAGCTTCTTACATGATTCATGCAAGTGGTTGGTGAATCACAGTAGAACTGGTCTATGATTATTGGATTCTCAACATCAATCATCTCCACGTTTTCAAAGCGTACTGCCTTAACATATCCTGATCCTCCCTGTACAAAAATATCACATATTTCAATCAACTTTCCAGAGTATCCATGTCCTTTCTAGGTAACCTTTATTTGAAGAAAAAGGTCACACTGAACATCAAGGAAATTTCAAAGGTACTTACTTGCCAGGTCTTTATTCTTACACCATTTTTAGTGCCAGTAAGTTTTGCCATGTCCAAGACAACACCTGTAACTATGCCCGTTGAATTGTCCTTCCCAAGGCTTCCTATGCTAACAAAGGCATTCAACAGAAAGAAATCTCACATTGTTCTTACAAACATGCAGATGATTCTTAAAATGCCTGATACTTGAGGTACCTGATTCCATGCCCTGGCCCACATTGAATGCTTTTCATCTTGATATTTTTGCTGGCGTTCACAATTGAAATACAATCATCCCCTATTTGACCAATAGAATGATCAATAGTAAGTGCATTATCCTACATGTACTTCACTGTTCTTTTCTTCTCTAAAACCACCACAATGATAGTGACGTTTCATAAGCATTTTTTGTCAAAAAATGTCATATAGAATACTCTTCTTTCCTCTATCtcttcattaattttctcattgaatAAACAAGATATATAATTGATCTTCAATGAGTTTGACATTTAGAAATATTTGTTTTGTCTCTTATTCTTCTCCTTAGTAAACCTTTCTCAATAACTCCTTCTCAAGAAACAAAAATGAATGCAAATATGCCTGTTACTTCTGAAGGATGATTAATGTACATCTATTTCATATATTAGTCATGTACCTGTTCCAATGTGGCAATTCTGGATGGCAACGTTAGTTGAATCAGTAATGTGAATACCATCTGTATTGGGGCTATCTGATGGGGCGTTTATGTGCACTCCAGATATTCTTATGGCTTCAGAACGGGATATTGTGAAGTGCATCTGCTGAGCAAACTGGATAGTGAGGTCTTTCACCCTTATCCCAGAGCTTGAATCAATTGTAACTGCCTGTAACATCAGCAATTATCAATATGATAAACAAGTACACAAATGTATCTTTTTACGGAAGTTAGCAAAATGAACTTGTTTGTCACATTTTCATAGTCGTCAAAGAAAGCATTGCTAAATATTTTTCCCAGCATGGGCCATGACAAGACTTGCAATGAATATCAGGAATTAAAATTCATGATATTGTTTGCCTTGTTGATGGTATTTCTAAAATGTTACCAtatcacaatttttttttcttgtattactaatttgaaaattttgaaatgtaTAAATGATAATTAGTTTGTGTAGTTCAATTGCAAGCATAATTAAGTTGGGATGTTAAAGATATCCTGAACTGAAGATTCCCATAACACATACTCCATAACCCACTCATCGCTGCCTAAAGGTTGATCAATCATTCATCAGAATCTGACTTGAAAATAGTAAAGGTATTGAGGAATACGGTAAACCATTTAACCTCTAGTGAGTTTTTGATGAAAACATCTTGGTCGACAAGACCCTTGGCCAATAAAAGGCTTTACTAACAATATATGTCCTAGGTCTGCATCTTATTTTGATGAAATATCAAGCTAGTAAATATTTGCATACACATAAATCTTACCGTAGGAGCCCCTTTGCATGGCTGCAAATAGAGAAAAAACTTAAATGAGATTTGAGGATAAAGTAAAAGACAAAATATTCAGACATATTAGATATTCATACATTTTTTTTGTTGATTTTGCAGGAAGTGGCCCACCATTTGCTACCAGAACCATCAATTATGCCACCTCCCTGAATCTTGACTCCATTTAGCTTGGAGAAAGAAAGCCAAATTTTTGAGTATTTGGGATTCCAATCATCGGGCTCTTCTGGTGCTACTATTATCCCACTCACCTGATCAATTAtatatatgccatgatatctcaGGCAGATAAGTTGTACGTCATACATTTTAAATGACTTTAGAAATAAAAGTTAATTGTTCATACAGCATGATAGAAATTACAAAAACAAAAAGTCTATGTTTTGGAAattcacatcatcatcatcaagccATGCTTGTCACAACTATTTGGAGTTAGCTACACGAATCTCATCCCTTCATTAAACTCTATGCAATTATAttagaaatattaaaatttattaagctATTTTTATTTCCTGGATTATTGATTTCTTTTGTCCCTTTCTATCTTATATATCTTCCACTCTAGTTGATTCTACTCTTTTAACGATATAATTTATGTCGCCTTTGGACATAACAAGACGATGTCAACATATTTTCACTTTTGATCATCTATTGAAGCTATACCCAATTGTTCTTGAATATTAATGTTTTTTCCTTTATCCTATCTACTAAATCCACATATTTATTTTAGCATCGTGTTGACTCTTAACAACTCAACACAAACATCCATAAAGTATGGTGTGTCATACcacaattatatataaaattttacttttagcGTAAGGGAACATGATGATGACATGACTCCAAAAGCTCCTCTTGATTTAGACCACCTACTCTTTATCACATTAATAAAAATTTCATCAATATCTCTTTTACAATGAACAATAGTCCTAAGATATCTAAAGCTCTTAGTTACATGAATTTTAAGTCCATCCATCTTTattatttcattaattttttttcttgttacTAAACTATATTGTTTCATCATCAATTTAGTTTTAGTCCTATTATCTTAAAACCttcagtttttaaaatttttcactaCAATTTAACATGTGAATATAATCGATTAACAGGTTTATTGTAAATATGTTTGGTTAGTTCATCTAGTACCATTCAGTACTAATGTGAAAATATAGACTTAAGTATAATATTATGTATGCCTTGCCAGGTGCCAAATAGAAGTAGAATTAGTACCTGGATAATTAGATTTCTCTCACAAGGTCCTACAAATTTTGTGGCATTAACCTTATAACGACGGTTCTCTGGCACTAGGAAAACTGCATCCTTCAAAGAGCATGCCACATCCCAAGCATTTTGAAATGCCTAGCATaagttttagaaataaaaaagatATTAAATGCAAGGAAACCGAATCAATGGTGCAACAatcaaataatattatattatgctAGAACAGTAGAGGGACTTCCAAAATCAGTTGCACTGAATATCACTGAGTCTTGAAATCTGCAGAATTCAAAGTGAAAATATAGTTGCTGAAGCGCTGAACCTACAATTTCTATAACCCATTAATGAAAATCTTTAACCACATTGGGAAATGAATTTAGCCGGACAAATCTATCAAGCAGATGCTATGTTAATATGATAGATCtctcacaatttttttttttttttttgtaatagtGACAATATGTGCATAAACAAGTTTGAAAATGACCTTTTAAATTGGTTAGTTACTAAATCTAGAAAATTATTGGAAATATTCATAGAGCCGTGGGAACTTATGCCAAATGATAGACAAAATCGCAGCATTAAACATCAAATTAGATAGTGGTGACTTTAAACAGTTTCAATTATTGAGAAGTTCCTATGAGAAGTATAAATTATAGATGCATTCCAATGATAAAAATAGATTTCCAAAAATGATGCAAACTAAGTATGTAGAATGctcaaaaaatagaataaaaatgtCCAGTTTTTGCCCCAGAATATATCAACCGGATGTCAAAGTAATTTTTCAAGCGAAAGATGCTAATGCAAGAACTAGTTTTACTAGCTGGTGCAGCTCCACCTGAGTGTCATCTGCTAGTCCATCACCAACAGCTCCAAAGCTATCAACGTTCACAGGAATGCGTGCCCCCTTTTCACTTTTGAGCATCAGAAATGAATCCATTTCATCCTGAAGTTCTCCTCCATATTCCTGCTCTTCTTCTGCATAACCATCAAACCAAAGGTTGATGCTCTGAGGAGAGGAACTCTCCTCTCCGCTACAGCTCACATTTATTATCAACAAAGGAATAATTAGAAGAGTAAATAAGCCTAGTATTTTCTCCATGCTCTTAGGAATTTGATCGGCAATTCAAACCACGCAATAAATAACTGGAGTTTAGTGGTCTAATATAAACCAAGAGACCATACGAGGCAAAAAGAGAAAGTTACTTTCAAGAAAAAAGGCAAACCATGGAAGAGCTCTCATGCCTTCGCAGTAGAAAAAAATCTTGGCTTGGCTTCGAAGGTTGGAAGACAATCATGATGGCGGTCTCCTTGTGACTTGAAGTATAAGAGAATTAGCGGCTGACATTCCACACCTCAAATGTATGCTTTACTCCTCCTCCACCACCTCCTGCTCCAGGATAAGCAAAGATCCATGATATGTTTTCCCGGTAATAATGGGATACAGGTGTGGTTTCCTCTTGCACCACTTTTTGGCGTCAATCGTAGATTCATAGCCATAGCTGtcatggcttccttcttctttacTCCGGTACCTTGCGATGGAGGAGTATAAGGCGGCGACAGATGGTTGGGGGCTTGAGGTGTCGTCGGAAAAGATGTCGGTGGCGATGAACCAAAGGAGCGGCAGGCGGCAGCGCAAACGAATGGCACAGTCGACACCATAGGAACTCCGACACCACGCATTTCGTGCCCTAATGGAAGAGTGTGTAAGATGAAGTAGACGAAGAGGAGAGACGGCGGAAAAGCCGCGCTTCCGATGCGCCATGTCAGAGTGAATGTTGATCAGTGTTTAAGACGAAGGgtcaattttg is a window encoding:
- the LOC121981435 gene encoding probable polygalacturonase At1g80170 isoform X1; amino-acid sequence: MEKILGLFTLLIIPLLIINVSCSGEESSSPQSINLWFDGYAEEEQEYGGELQDEMDSFLMLKSEKGARIPVNVDSFGAVGDGLADDTQAFQNAWDVACSLKDAVFLVPENRRYKVNATKFVGPCERNLIIQVSGIIVAPEEPDDWNPKYSKIWLSFSKLNGVKIQGGGIIDGSGSKWWATSCKINKKNPCKGAPTAVTIDSSSGIRVKDLTIQFAQQMHFTISRSEAIRISGVHINAPSDSPNTDGIHITDSTNVAIQNCHIGTGDDCISIVNASKNIKMKSIQCGPGHGISIGSLGKDNSTGIVTGVVLDMAKLTGTKNGVRIKTWQGGSGYVKAVRFENVEMIDVENPIIIDQFYCDSPTTCMNHTSAVKISQVIYRNIRGTSRSPNAMKFACSDTVPCSNIVLNNINLERENGIAETFCNCAIGFDYGVVLPKADCLKSSSCGGTQEDNQKQKHDPIPTHTEL
- the LOC121981435 gene encoding probable polygalacturonase At1g80170 isoform X2; translation: MDSFLMLKSEKGARIPVNVDSFGAVGDGLADDTQAFQNAWDVACSLKDAVFLVPENRRYKVNATKFVGPCERNLIIQVSGIIVAPEEPDDWNPKYSKIWLSFSKLNGVKIQGGGIIDGSGSKWWATSCKINKKNPCKGAPTAVTIDSSSGIRVKDLTIQFAQQMHFTISRSEAIRISGVHINAPSDSPNTDGIHITDSTNVAIQNCHIGTGDDCISIVNASKNIKMKSIQCGPGHGISIGSLGKDNSTGIVTGVVLDMAKLTGTKNGVRIKTWQGGSGYVKAVRFENVEMIDVENPIIIDQFYCDSPTTCMNHTSAVKISQVIYRNIRGTSRSPNAMKFACSDTVPCSNIVLNNINLERENGIAETFCNCAIGFDYGVVLPKADCLKSSSCGGTQEDNQKQKHDPIPTHTEL